The Glycine soja cultivar W05 chromosome 3, ASM419377v2, whole genome shotgun sequence genome window below encodes:
- the LOC114406786 gene encoding uncharacterized protein LOC114406786 — MRIRKRPALFPSSLSPLRLSDPHLINRSPVVVQLSDATSTAPKLSFSSSAHHAAFAHPSTLDRFQPSDQPLPLIGKQSNGSDDPSGIGESGAHRQHNKQDPLDEVVRREESGEDSGEKGNHIRKGRTFGSEKTQAELLPPLSSSSTQDGRWYEGEKAIPLKKRRGNFEENNNNNNAAAHSKKMMKAKMKTKMNKKCSTPRNNEDSTGEEEVKKKVEETIKVEVNVVSKKRARGSALMEGSRCSRVNGRGWRCCQQTLVGYSLCEHHLGKGRLRSMTSVRSRSIIASTAPKEVHVHHVPHPSSSSPSFCSLEKQIECVDDAEPFGEKEEKKPGIIMTSTKKRMKLGMVKARSISSLLGQTSNHIAAVAHENSK, encoded by the exons ATGAGGATCCGGAAAAGGCCGGCGCTTTTCCCTTCTTCGCTCTCGCCGCTGCGTCTCTCAGATCCCCACCTGATCAACCGGTCACCGGTGGTGGTGCAACTAAGCGACGCTACTTCCACCGCACCGaaactctctttttcttcttctgcacACCATGCTGCTTTCGCGCATCCTTCGACCTTGGATCGTTTCCAGCCGTCTGATCAGCCTCTCCCTTTGATCGGGAAACAAAGCAACGGCTCGGATGATCCCTCCGGCATCGGTGAAAGTGGGGCACACAGACAGCACAACAAGCAAGACCCTTTG GACGAGGTTGTTAGAAGAGAAGAGAGTGGAGAAGACTCGGGAGAGAAGGGTAACCATATCAG GAAAGGACGCACCTTTGGTTCGGAAAAAACACAAGCTGAGTTGTTGCCACCGTTAAGCTCATCTTCTACTCAAG ATGGGAGATGGTACGAGGGAGAGAAAGCGATTCCGCTGAAGAAAAGGAGAGGGAACTTCGaggagaataataataataataatgctgCTGCTCATagcaagaagatgatgaaggcgAAGATGAAGACGAAGATGAACAAGAAGTGTTCAACGCCGCGCAACAACGAGGATAGCACGGGAgaggaagaagtgaagaagaaggtAGAAGAAACAATAAAAGTGGAAGTGAATGTTGTGAGTAAAAAGAGAGCAAGGGGTAGTGCACTCATGGAAGGTTCTAGGTGCAGTCGTGTGAATGGGAGAGGATGGAGGTGCTGCCAGCAAACGCTGGTTGGTTACTCGCTGTGTGAGCATCACTTGGGGAAGGGAAGACTCAGAAGCATGACAAGTGTTAGAAGCCGTTCCATTATTGCATCAACTGCACCAAAGGAGGTGCACGTGCACCACGTGCCtcacccttcttcttcttccccttcTTTTTGTTCTCTCGAGAAGCAAATTGAGTGTGTTGATGATGCTGAGCCCTTTGGggagaaggaggagaagaaACCAGGGATAATAATGACGTCGACGAAGAAGAGGATGAAGCTTGGCATGGTGAAAGCGCGTTCCATAAGCAGTTTGCTGGGGCAAACAAGCAACCACATTGCTGCTGTAGCTCATGAGAATAGCAAGTAA